One Hordeum vulgare subsp. vulgare chromosome 4H, MorexV3_pseudomolecules_assembly, whole genome shotgun sequence DNA window includes the following coding sequences:
- the LOC123449888 gene encoding B3 domain-containing protein Os03g0120900-like, protein MEFTAIRASTAAAGSCSSPPAADHKADEEEAAAVEKEHMFDKVVTPSDVGKLNRLVIPKQHAEKYFPLDASSTDKGLLLSFEDRAGKPWRFRYSYWNSSQSYVMTKGWSRFVKEKRLDAGDTVSFGRGVGEAARGRLFIDWRRRPDVVLPPGHHRGFALPSMPFSPWMAHPAGPGGAGGRMFLQATTPASVYDYDAYQYQHQHHHQRRHIGYDGYGAAPGRQVLFYQPQQQYHRQHQSLVLESVPVRMAAVPGQYPVPEPSPVATSGSKRVRLFGVNLECATNAEEDFEGVRTAPPALQLLSPASSSSSSSGKARCSLNLDL, encoded by the coding sequence ATGGAGTTCACCGCAATCAGGGCCTCCACGGCGGCCGCTGGTAGCTGCTCGTCGCCGCCCGCGGCGGATCATAAGGCTGATGAGGAGGAGGCTGCGGCGGTGGAGAAGGAGCACATGTTCGACAAGGTCGTGACGCCGAGCGACGTGGGCAAGCTGAACCGGCTGGTGATCCCGAAGCAGCACGCGGAGAAGTACTTCCCGCTCGACGCCTCCTCCACCGACAAGGGCCTCCTGCTCAGCTTCGAGGACCGCGCCGGCAAGCCGTGGCGCTTCCGCTACTCCTACTGGAACAGCAGCCAGAGCTACGTGATGACCAAGGGCTGGAGCCGCTTCGTCAAGGAGAAGCGCCTCGACGCCGGGGACACCGTCTCCTTCGGCCGCGGCGTCGGGGAGGCCGCAAGGGGCAGGCTCTTCATCGACTGGCGCCGCCGCCCCGACGTCGTCCTCCCGCCCGGGCACCACCGAGGCTTTGCCCTCCCCTCCATGCCCTTCTCGCCGTGGATGGCGCACCCGGCCGGACCCGGCGGCGCTGGCGGCAGGATGTTCCTCCAGGCGACTACTCCGGCGTCCGTCTACGACTACGACGCCTACCagtaccaacaccaacaccaccaccagcggCGACACATCGGGTACGACGGCTACGGGGCAGCACCCGGCAGGCAGGTGCTCTTCTACCAGCCGCAGCAGCAATACCACCGCCAGCACCAGTCGCTGGTCCTGGAGTCGGTGCCGGTGCGCATGGCGGCAGTGCCAGGGCAGTACCCGGTCCCGGAGCCGTCCCCGGTGGCGACGTCGGGGTCGAAGCGGGTGCGGCTCTTCGGGGTGAACCTCGAGTGCGCCACAAACgccgaggaggactttgaaggcgTGAGGACGGCGCCTCCGGCGCTGCAGCTGCTGTCACCGgcctcctcatcgtcgtcgtcgtcagggAAAGCGAGGTGCTCTTTGAATCTTGACTTGTGA